A window from Theobroma cacao cultivar B97-61/B2 chromosome 3, Criollo_cocoa_genome_V2, whole genome shotgun sequence encodes these proteins:
- the LOC18606260 gene encoding peroxisome biogenesis protein 19-2: protein MADHSDDLDQLLDSALDDFQNLNLTPPSQRGGGGDGEEKKPESGSLPSGVQGLGMGLPDLKSKKKGKQKVLRESHVTEALDKLREQTRETVKGLESMSKPGGDDLGKDAMMEDWVKQFEELAGSQDMESIVETMMQQLLSKEILHEPMKEIGERYPQWLEEHKASLSKEEYERYSHQHELIKELNGVYENEPNNFTRIVDLMQKMQECGQPPNDIVQELAPEFDLPNLGQLSPEMLESQQNCCIM, encoded by the exons ATGGCAGACCACTCTGATGATTTAGACCAACTTCTTGATA GTGCTTTGGATGATTTCCAGAATCTCAACCTTACTCCTCCTTCTCAAAG GGGAGGAGGAGGAGATGGTGAAGAAAAGAAGCCAGAATCTGGTTCTTTACCAAGTGGGGTTCAAGGGTTAGGAATGGGATTACCTGACTTGAAGagcaagaaaaagggaaagcaAAAGGTTTTAAGGGAATCCCATGTCACAGAGGCTCTTGATAAACTCAGAGAACAGACCAGAGAGACTGTAAAAGGATTGGAATCAATGTCGAAACCTGGCGGAGATGATCTTGGTAAGGATGCAATGATGGAGGATTGGGTCAAGCAGTTTGAGGAGCTTGCTGGGTCTCAG GACATGGAATCCATTGTGGAGACTATGATGCAACAACTTTTGTCTAAGGAGATTCTTCATGAACCCATGAAGGAAATTGGAGAAAGATACCCACAGTGGTTAGAAGAGCATAAAGCCAGTTTGAGCAAAGAAGAATATGAACGTTACTCTCACCAACATGAACTGATTAAGGAGCTTAATGGAGTCTATGAAAATGAGCCTAATAACTTCACCAGGATTGTTGACCTCATGCAAAAAATGCAAGAATGTGGTCAGCCACCAAATGATATTGTGCAAGAGCTTGCTCCTGAATTTGATTTACCTAATCTTGGCCAGCT ATCCCCAGAGATGCTAGAGTCACAGCAAAACTGTTGTATAATGTGA
- the LOC18606261 gene encoding probable pectinesterase 68, with the protein MESFSSFLFFYFCFFFVSASFFCPAPPLSLATSSVVNATASTTNSTGNHHKWIGPIGHQRITVDVNGSGHFRSVQDAVDAVSENNRKNVLIQISPGYYIEKVVVPATKPYITFQGAGRDVTFIEWHDRACDRGANGQQLRTYQTASVTVYANYFSARNISFKNTAPAPMPGMQGWQAVAFRISGDKAYFSGCGFYGAQDTLCDDAGRHYFKECYIEGSIDFIFGNGRSMYKDCELHSIATRFGSIAAHDRSSPDEKTGFAFVRCKVTGTGPLYVGRAMGQYSRIVYAYTYFDDLVAHGGWDDWDHVSNKNKTVFFGVYKCWGPGAAAVRGVSWARELDFDAAHPFLVKSFVNGRHWISPWDA; encoded by the exons ATGGAGTCTTTCAGTTCCTTCTTATTCTTCTACTTCTGTTTTTTCTTCGTTTCTGCTTCTTTCTTCTGTCCTGCGCCGCCATTGTCACTAGCAACAAGTTCAGTCGTCAATGCAACTGCTTCTACGACTAACTCAACAGGGAACCACCATAAGTGGATTGGACCCATCGGTCACCAGCGGATTACCGTCGACGTTAACGGTTCAGGTCATTTCCGGTCAGTCCAAGATGCCGTGGATGCAGTTTCAGAGAATAATAGAAAGAACGTTCTAATTCAAATCAGCCCTGGATATTACAT AGAGAAGGTGGTGGTGCCGGCGACAAAGCCATACATCACGTTTCAGGGCGCAGGGAGAGACGTGACGTTCATCGAGTGGCATGATCGAGCGTGTGATCGTGGGGCCAACGGCCAACAGTTGCGTACTTATCAAACTGCTTCTGTCACTGTATATGCTAATTATTTCTCTGCTAGAAATATCAGCTTCAAG AATACAGCACCGGCACCCATGCCAGGAATGCAAGGATGGCAAGCTGTGGCGTTTCGCATATCGGGCGACAAGGCCTATTTCTCTGGCTGTGGATTCTATGGTGCACAAGACACTCTTTGTGATGATGCTGGTCGCCATTACTTCAAGGAATGTTACATAGAGGGCTCAATTGACTTCATCTTTGGAAATGGCCGGTCCATGTACAAA GATTGTGAACTGCACTCAATAGCCACAAGATTCGGATCCATTGCGGCCCACGACAGAAGCTCACCAGATGAGAAGACGGGCTTTGCTTTTGTGAGATGCAAGGTGACAGGTACTGGCCCTCTATATGTGGGTCGAGCCATGGGTCAATACTCGAGGATTGTCTATGCGTACACTTACTTCGACGACCTGGTTGCTCACGGTGGCTGGGACGACTGGGACCATGTTAGCAACAAAAATAA GACTGTGTTTTTTGGTGTGTACAAATGCTGGGGTCCAGGAGCTGCAGCCGTTCGTGGAGTATCATGGGCAAGGGAACTAGATTTCGATGCGGCCCATCCATTTCTGGTCAAAAGTTTTGTCAATGGGAGACACTGGATTTCACCGTGGGACGCTTAG
- the LOC18606262 gene encoding putative glucuronosyltransferase PGSIP8, with protein MGWSGERRKEVVTILRVLLVLLAVVQTTAFHGVKLKKQEHRNAYATMMYMGTPRDYEFYVAIRVLIRSLVRLQVDADLVVIASLDVPLRWVRALEQEDGAKVMRVENINNPYKNQKYFDERFKLTLNKLYAWKLVDYERVVMLDADNLFLQKTDELFQCGQFCAVFINPCIFHTGLFVLQPSLEVFKDMIHQLETGKENPDGADQGFIGVYFPDLLNQPMFYPPLNGTKLDGQYRLPLGYQMDASYYYLRLCWRVPCGPNSVITFPGALWLKPWYWWSWPVLPLGIQWHENRRQTLGYAAEMPIIIIQSVVFIGIIVMTRLARPSISKLCYRPSDKGTTLIRTGLKVIAIWSILAAYIVPFAIVPRTIHPLVGWTLYFLGSIALSSIAINSFMLPVIPVFAPLLGIFGSLLVMACPWYPNGVIRALAVFGYAFCYAPIAWGSVVRVVSRLQVSLEREQFFPRLGESSPPPGSNKLY; from the exons ATGGGTTGGAGCGGGGAGAGACGAAAAGAGGTTGTTACAATTTTGAGAGTTCTGCTAGTGCTTCTGGCGGTGGTGCAAACGACGGCGTTTCATGGGGTAAAGCTGAAGAAGCAGGAGCACCGGAACGCTTATGCGACGATGATGTACATGGGGACGCCGAGAGACTACGAGTTCTACGTGGCGATACGCGTCCTGATCAGATCGCTTGTTAGGCTCCAGGTGGACGCTGATCTCGTCGTCATTGCCTCCCTCGACGTTCCCCTCCGTTGGGTTCGTGCCCT GGAACAGGAAGATGGAGCAAAGGTCATGAGGGTGGAGAACATTAATAACCCTTACAAGAATCAGAAATATTTTGACGAGAGATTCAAGTTAACACTAAACAAACTATATGCCTGGAAGCTGGTGGATTATGAAAGAGTGGTCATGCTAGATGCTGACAATCTCTTCCTCCAGAAAACTGATGAATTGTTCCAGTGTGGGCAGTTTTGTGCAGTCTTTATCAACCCCTGCATCTTTCATACTGGCCTCTTTGTGTTGCAG CCTTCATTAGAGGTGTTCAAAGACATGATTCATCAGCTGGAAACTGGTAAAGAAAACCCTGATGGCGCAGACCAGGGTTTTATTGGTGTCTACTTCCCGGACTTGCTCAACCAGCCAATGTTCTATCCACCCCTAAATGGAACGAAACTAGATGGGCAATACAGACTTCCTTTGGGTTATCAAATGGATGCTTCTTATTACT ATCTTAGACTTTGCTGGAGGGTACCATGTGGACCTAACAGTGTGATCACTTTCCCTGGTGCACTATGGTTGAAGCCATGGTATTGGTGGTCTTGGCCTGTCCTGCCCTTAGGCATTCAATGGCATGAAAATCGTCGTCAAACTTTAGG GTATGCAGCTGAGATGCCCATTATAATAATCCAATCGGTTGTTTTTATTGGAATCATCGTGATGACACGTCTAGCACGCCCCAGCATCTCCAAACTATGCTACCGGCCCTCAGACAAAGGCACAACTTTGATCCGAACCGGCCTAAAGGTTATAGCAATCTGGTCTATCCTTGCAGCCTATATAGTTCCCTTCGCCATTGTTCCTCGTACGATTCATCCATTAGTAGGCTGGACATTGTATTTCCTTGGTTCGATTGCGCTTTCCTCGATAGCAATTAATTCTTTCATGCTGCCAGTCATCCCGGTTTTCGCTCCTTTGCTTGGGATTTTTGGGTCTCTTTTGGTCATGGCGTGTCCTTGGTACCCCAACGGAGTTATAAGAGCTTTAGCTGTTTTCGGGTATGCATTTTGTTATGCTCCCATTGCTTGGGGTTCAGTGGTTAGGGTCGTGTCACGTCTTCAGGTCTCACTAGAAAGGGAACAGTTTTTCCCAAGATTGGGTGAATCTTCACCACCTCCCGGCAGTAACAAGTTGTATTGA
- the LOC18606265 gene encoding chaperone protein dnaJ 13 has product MKEDGASGPPSKELYALLHLSPDASDEEIRRAYRQWAQVYHPDKYQAPHMKEIATENFQRICEAYEILTDESKRQIYDIYGMEGLTSGLELGPKLNKVEEIKEELEKLKRRKEQEKISTHFRPSGTILANLSLPQFLDGDGIIGGMAMASEVQSQLSKRNALAIGGNLEVKQNSGGGVASAVFRHQISSVSSIEFMGSAGLRSLVGVQMTRHTSLHSTATISIAKSLQDGSINLSNTWTRQLSDTASGNIELLLGPEPSIGVGWVKKDQNMSASGEVKFGTNSFGASAHYTRRFSSKSHGRIAGRIGSTAFEVEVGGGRKVSDFSTVRMLYTIGIRGIFWKFELHRGGQKLIIPILLSRHLNPVLATGAFVVPTSIYFILKKFVFKPYYLKREKQKALENMEKTATQVREAREAAAKAQQLLENVARRKRNKQQETDGLVITKAVYGNRKALKKGDELRETNDELASQVLDVTLPLNFLVTDPGQLKLHDGVKKSGIMGFCDPCPGEPKQLHVEYTYHGQRYEVVVDDYEELQIPQVAHRI; this is encoded by the exons atgaaggaGGACGGTGCCAGCGGACCTCCAAGCAAAGAACTGTACGCACTGTTGCACCTATCACCGGACGCCTCCGATGAAGAAATCCGCAGAGCTTATCGGCAATGGGCTCAAGTTTATCACCCTGACAAATACCAAGCTCCTCAT atGAAGGAAATTGCTACGGAGAATTTCCAAAGGATTTGTGAAGCATATGAAATATTAACTGATGAAAGCAAAAGGCAAATATACGACATTTATGGTATGGAAGGTTTGACTTCTGGATTAGAGCTTGGCCCGAAGTTGAATAAAgtggaagaaataaaagaagaacTCGAAAAATTAAAACGGAGAAAGGAACAAGAAAAGATATCGACGCATTTTCGACCTTCTGGTACAATACTGGCTAATTTGTCATTGCCACAGTTTCTAGATGGTGATGGCATTATAGGAGG AATGGCTATGGCTAGTGAAGTTCAGTCTCAATTATCGAAACGTAATGCTCTTGCAATTGGTGGAAATTTGGAAGTCAAACAAAATTCTGGTGGTGGGGTTGCCTCGGCTGTATTTAGGCATCAGATTTCCTCGGTTTCTTCCATTGAGTTTATGGGATCAGCTGGTTTACGTAGTCTAGTAGGCGTACAGATGACACG TCACACATCCTTACACTCAACTGCCACAATTTCCATTGCAAAGTCTCTGCAAGATGGTTCGATCAATCTTTCAAATACCTGGACTCGCCAACTCTCTGATACAGCAAGTGGAAAT ATAGAACTTTTGCTTGGTCCAGAGCCATCTATTGGGGTTGGATGGGTAAAGAAAGACCAAAATATGTCTGCTTCTGGAGAAGTGAAG tttggcacaaattcTTTTGGGGCATCAGCTCATTATACACGTCGTTTTTCCTCAAAATCTCATGGTCGTATTGCAGGCAGAATTGGAAG cACTGCTTTTGAGGTTGAAGTTGGTGGTGGGAGAAAAGTATCTGATTTTAGTACTGTCCGCATGTTGTATACAATTGGAATTCGG GGTATCTTTTGGAAATTTGAGTTGCACCGTGGAGGGCAAAAGTTAATTATTCCT ATTTTGCTTTCCAGGCATTTGAATCCTGTGTTAGCTACTGGGGCATTTGTAGTTCCAACATCAATTTACTTTATACTCAAG aaatttgttttcaaaccATATTACCTTAAGAGGGAAAAACAGAAGGCTTTAGAAAATATGGAAAAGACTGCCACCCAG GTTCGAGAGGCGAGGGAAGCAGCTGCAAAAGCTCAGCAATTGTTAGAAAATGTGGccagaaggaaaagaaataagcaACAGGAAACAGATGGACTGGTTATTACTAAGGCGGTTTATGGAAATCGTAAAGCTTTAAAGAAAGGAGATGAACTGAGAGAAACAAATGATGAATTAGCCTCACAAGTGTTGGATGTAACATTACCTCTTAATTTCCTTGTTACCGATCCAGGGCAACTTAAG CTTCATGATGGTGTAAAGAAGTCAGGCATCATGGGCTTCTGTGATCCTTGCCCTGGAGAACCTAAGCAATTGCATGTGGAGTACACTTACCATGGTCAGAGATATGAG GTGGTTGTGGATGATTATGAAGAGTTGCAAATACCCCAGGTGGCACACAGAATCTGA